The following proteins are encoded in a genomic region of Nocardioides renjunii:
- a CDS encoding aldo/keto reductase: protein MTVPSITLHDGTTIPQLGFGVFQIEPADTVEAVTRALEVGYRHIDTAEMYGNEKEVGEALRTAGVPREQVYVTSKLNNGFHEPDAAERAFEQTLTDLGLDRIDLFLIHWPLPTRYDGDFVSTWRTLTSFVEDGRATSVGVSNFQPAHLQRIVDETGVAPVINQVEVHPYFTNEDVRAANASHRVATEAWSPIAQGQVLDDQVLTEIASAKGKSAAQVTLRWHIERGDIVFPKSVTPSRMQENFEIFDFSLTDDEVERISALDKGEKGRTGPNPDSFDYIPD, encoded by the coding sequence ATGACCGTTCCCAGCATCACGCTCCATGACGGCACGACCATCCCGCAGCTCGGCTTCGGCGTGTTCCAGATCGAACCCGCCGACACCGTCGAGGCGGTGACGCGGGCCCTCGAGGTCGGCTACCGCCACATCGACACCGCCGAGATGTACGGCAACGAGAAGGAGGTCGGCGAGGCGCTGCGCACCGCCGGGGTCCCGCGCGAGCAGGTCTACGTCACGTCCAAGCTCAACAACGGCTTCCACGAGCCCGACGCCGCCGAGCGCGCGTTCGAGCAGACGCTGACCGACCTGGGCCTGGACCGCATCGACCTCTTCCTCATCCACTGGCCGCTGCCCACCCGCTACGACGGCGACTTCGTCTCTACCTGGCGCACGTTGACCTCGTTCGTCGAGGACGGCCGGGCCACGTCCGTCGGCGTGTCCAACTTCCAGCCCGCGCACCTGCAGCGCATCGTCGACGAGACCGGCGTCGCCCCCGTGATCAACCAGGTGGAGGTGCACCCCTACTTCACCAACGAGGACGTGCGCGCCGCCAACGCCTCCCACCGGGTGGCCACCGAGGCGTGGTCGCCGATCGCCCAGGGCCAGGTCCTCGACGACCAGGTCCTCACCGAGATCGCGTCGGCCAAGGGCAAGTCCGCCGCCCAGGTCACGCTGCGCTGGCACATCGAGCGCGGCGACATCGTGTTCCCCAAGTCGGTGACCCCGAGCCGGATGCAGGAGAACTTCGAGATCTTCGACTTCTCCCTCACCGACGACGAGGTCGAGCGCATCTCCGCGCTCGACAAGGGCGAGAAGGGCCGGACCGGCCCCAACCCCGACTCGTTCGACTACATCCCCGACTGA
- a CDS encoding Ig-like domain-containing protein, translating to MRTHSTASPPRRHWLRSATALVLPATALALVGTAAPASAANPAEDCVISGDAFACTLTYAYTGAQQTFEVPDDVDSVTVVAVGAAGGASSNSTPGRGAVVTGEVPVTAGATYYVEVGGTGSAAGNAFNGGGNRVGDSSTHGGGGATDLRTVSRTAAGSLESRLVVAGGGGGTDVNGSNGGDAGLNGAAGTAGSGATGGPGQGGTQTAGGAGGSGATAGSLGVGGNGGTSFGAGGGGGFYGGGGGGGSSTGTGNGGGGGSSLVPAGGSVVVNTTGQAPQLRITYTSQLTAADLTIGAPSVAAGVANPVAMTVTDGVVTKSVTPTSLTISPNGTGTGASCTATACSATDIGTYTVTATFGNQTRKVTFAVVAGPAASIELSPADTTVAAGGQAAYTVTGTDQYGNDLGDLTLDSLVTTTGPSGSNVACPQGVCKPTATGDHVVTASTPGAGGVAVTDTAVLHVEADDLASIQLSPGSATVAAGGSRTYAVTGADRFGNDLGDVTADATFSFAPVGGGASTPCAAAACAPIAAGTYVVTATLGGLTDSATLVVQAQATSVAVQPVSGVVFGEDVPVSATVTSPSGPVTGTVQFALDGTDLGAPVTLVSGAATLPAVSGLHAGLHTIRASYSSADGSFERGDDVTAFVIEKAETTTTVSSTPGRIAAAVTGVGEPTGSVRFYVDGVEVGTAPLVDGAAVLEGTANDGGSVVAAAYSGDADHQASGSSTARSAPVVTTRVSGNGGSGWFSGPVTVSFVCGDDVTDCPAPVVLAKEGVGQYVSRTVIGTDGGVAVVAAGPFNLDLTAPTASLTRVGDGRTYKGRARIAQCSGSDALSGVASCTVTTTGGPFGSMTSIATVTDLAGNTATSSATYEVLDVWVARSKQDGSSWTVRKGTWSSLHVMSTKAPKLRHSGAVKASRFRMVGRRGDITHWVASVRPERSTKLQVVTAAGNRSLQLRVTR from the coding sequence ATGCGAACCCACTCGACCGCGTCCCCGCCGCGCCGCCACTGGCTGCGCTCCGCGACGGCGCTCGTCCTTCCCGCCACCGCGCTGGCCCTCGTGGGCACCGCTGCCCCGGCCTCCGCGGCCAACCCTGCCGAGGACTGCGTCATCTCCGGCGATGCCTTCGCCTGCACCCTGACCTACGCCTACACGGGCGCCCAGCAGACCTTCGAGGTCCCCGACGACGTCGACAGCGTCACCGTCGTGGCAGTCGGTGCCGCCGGCGGTGCGAGCAGCAACTCCACCCCCGGTCGCGGAGCGGTCGTGACGGGCGAGGTGCCCGTCACGGCCGGCGCCACCTATTACGTGGAGGTCGGTGGCACCGGCTCTGCCGCGGGCAACGCCTTCAACGGTGGCGGAAACCGCGTCGGCGACTCGAGCACCCACGGCGGTGGCGGGGCCACCGACCTGCGCACCGTCTCCCGGACGGCTGCCGGCTCGCTCGAGTCGCGCCTCGTGGTGGCCGGCGGCGGTGGCGGCACGGACGTCAACGGCTCCAACGGAGGCGACGCCGGGCTCAACGGCGCAGCCGGCACCGCGGGATCCGGAGCAACCGGTGGCCCCGGCCAGGGCGGCACGCAGACCGCCGGCGGTGCCGGCGGCAGCGGAGCCACCGCTGGTTCCCTCGGCGTCGGCGGCAACGGCGGCACCAGCTTCGGCGCCGGCGGCGGCGGCGGCTTCTACGGCGGTGGCGGTGGTGGCGGCTCCAGCACCGGCACCGGCAACGGTGGTGGCGGCGGCTCGTCCCTCGTCCCCGCCGGTGGCAGCGTGGTCGTCAACACGACCGGCCAGGCCCCGCAGCTCCGCATCACCTACACCTCGCAGCTCACGGCCGCGGACCTCACCATCGGCGCCCCGTCCGTCGCGGCCGGCGTGGCCAACCCCGTCGCGATGACGGTCACCGACGGCGTGGTCACGAAGTCGGTCACCCCGACCTCGCTCACCATCTCGCCCAACGGCACCGGCACCGGCGCGTCCTGCACCGCCACGGCGTGCTCGGCCACGGACATCGGGACCTACACGGTTACCGCGACCTTCGGCAACCAGACCCGCAAGGTCACCTTCGCCGTCGTCGCGGGCCCGGCCGCCTCGATCGAGCTGTCGCCCGCCGACACCACGGTCGCGGCCGGCGGCCAGGCGGCGTACACCGTCACCGGCACCGACCAGTACGGCAACGACCTCGGCGACCTCACCCTCGACTCCCTGGTGACCACCACCGGCCCCAGCGGCTCGAACGTCGCCTGCCCGCAGGGCGTCTGCAAGCCCACCGCCACCGGTGACCACGTCGTCACCGCCAGCACCCCCGGTGCCGGCGGCGTCGCGGTGACCGACACCGCGGTCCTGCACGTCGAGGCCGACGACCTGGCCTCGATCCAGCTTTCGCCCGGCTCGGCGACCGTCGCCGCGGGCGGCTCCCGGACGTACGCCGTCACCGGCGCCGACCGCTTCGGCAACGACCTCGGCGACGTCACGGCGGACGCCACGTTCTCCTTCGCCCCGGTCGGCGGCGGTGCCTCGACGCCGTGCGCCGCGGCCGCCTGCGCTCCGATCGCCGCGGGCACCTACGTGGTGACCGCGACCCTCGGTGGCCTCACCGACAGCGCGACCCTGGTCGTGCAGGCACAGGCCACCTCGGTCGCCGTGCAGCCCGTCTCGGGCGTCGTGTTCGGTGAGGACGTCCCGGTCTCCGCGACCGTGACCTCGCCGTCGGGCCCGGTGACCGGGACCGTGCAGTTCGCCCTCGACGGCACCGACCTCGGTGCCCCGGTCACGCTCGTCTCCGGTGCGGCGACGCTGCCGGCCGTCTCCGGTCTCCACGCCGGCCTGCACACGATCCGCGCGTCGTACTCCTCGGCCGACGGCTCCTTCGAGCGCGGCGACGACGTCACGGCGTTCGTCATCGAGAAGGCGGAGACCACCACCACGGTGAGCTCCACCCCCGGCCGCATCGCCGCGGCGGTGACCGGCGTCGGTGAGCCGACCGGCTCGGTGCGCTTCTACGTCGACGGCGTCGAGGTCGGCACCGCGCCGCTCGTCGACGGCGCGGCCGTCCTCGAGGGCACCGCCAACGACGGCGGCTCGGTCGTCGCGGCGGCCTACAGCGGTGACGCCGACCACCAGGCGTCCGGCTCCTCGACCGCGCGCAGCGCGCCGGTCGTCACCACCCGCGTGAGCGGCAACGGCGGCTCGGGCTGGTTCTCCGGCCCGGTGACGGTGAGCTTCGTGTGCGGTGACGACGTCACCGACTGCCCGGCGCCCGTGGTCCTCGCCAAGGAGGGCGTCGGCCAGTACGTCAGCCGGACCGTCATCGGCACCGACGGCGGCGTGGCCGTGGTCGCGGCCGGTCCGTTCAACCTCGACCTGACCGCTCCCACCGCCTCGCTGACGCGGGTCGGCGACGGCCGCACCTACAAGGGTCGTGCCCGCATCGCCCAGTGCAGCGGCTCCGACGCGCTGTCCGGTGTCGCGTCGTGCACGGTGACGACGACGGGTGGCCCCTTCGGGTCGATGACGTCGATCGCGACGGTCACCGACCTGGCGGGCAACACCGCCACGTCGAGCGCGACGTACGAGGTGCTCGACGTGTGGGTGGCGCGGTCGAAGCAGGACGGGTCCTCGTGGACCGTGCGCAAGGGCACGTGGAGCAGCCTCCACGTGATGTCGACCAAGGCCCCGAAGCTGCGCCACTCCGGCGCGGTCAAGGCGTCCCGCTTCAGGATGGTCGGCCGGCGCGGCGACATCACCCACTGGGTGGCCTCGGTGCGACCGGAGCGGTCCACCAAGCTGCAGGTCGTCACCGCGGCCGGCAACCGGTCGCTGCAGCTGCGCGTGACGCGCTGA
- the bluB gene encoding 5,6-dimethylbenzimidazole synthase, translating into MKLTPRRSSPPLRCPEQRRGDPVNSEELTVSSRDLYDVISRRRDVRAEFSGEAVDCDVLRRVLQAAHEAPSVGHSQPWDFVLVADEATRDTFAEHVETERQTFAAQLDGERRETFERIKVEGIRESGLGVVVTYDQARGGQHVLGRHAIADTGLYSTCLAIQNLWLAATAEGLGVGWVSFYREEFLADLVGLPDGVRPVAWLCLGPVTRLQEVPDLVRHGWRKGRSLDDAVHLESWRG; encoded by the coding sequence ATGAAACTCACCCCACGACGTTCTTCTCCTCCGCTTCGCTGCCCCGAACAACGCCGCGGGGACCCCGTAAACTCCGAGGAGCTCACCGTTTCCAGCCGGGACCTCTACGACGTCATTTCCCGCCGGCGCGACGTACGGGCCGAGTTCAGCGGCGAGGCCGTCGACTGCGACGTCCTCCGTCGGGTCCTCCAGGCGGCGCACGAGGCGCCGAGCGTCGGGCACAGCCAGCCGTGGGACTTCGTCCTCGTCGCCGACGAGGCCACGCGAGACACGTTCGCCGAGCACGTCGAGACCGAGCGGCAGACGTTCGCCGCGCAGCTCGACGGTGAGCGGCGCGAGACCTTCGAGCGGATCAAGGTCGAGGGCATCCGCGAGTCGGGCCTCGGCGTCGTCGTCACCTACGACCAGGCACGCGGCGGGCAGCACGTGCTCGGCCGCCACGCGATCGCAGACACCGGCCTCTACTCCACCTGCCTGGCCATCCAGAACCTCTGGCTCGCCGCGACCGCCGAGGGCCTCGGCGTGGGGTGGGTGTCGTTCTACCGCGAGGAGTTCCTCGCCGACCTCGTCGGCCTGCCCGACGGCGTACGACCGGTGGCGTGGCTCTGCCTCGGACCGGTGACGCGGCTGCAGGAGGTGCCCGACCTGGTCCGGCACGGCTGGCGGAAGGGGCGCTCGCTCGACGACGCCGTCCACCTCGAGAGCTGGAGGGGCTGA
- a CDS encoding cobyric acid synthase, with translation MSALLVAGTTSDAGKTIVTTALCRAFARRGVSVAPFKAQNMSNNSMVCADGAEIGRAQWVQAVAAGVEPEAAMNPVLLKPGGDRRSHVVVMGRPAGTLDSRDFVGGRTHLRDAAYAAFDELRSRHDVVVVEGAGSPAEINLRAGDYVNMGLARHGDVPTVVVGDIDRGGVFAAMFGTVALLSAADQALVAGFVVNKFRGDLDLLRPGLDELRSLTGREVYGVLPWHPGLWLDSEDALDLEGRRAEEAEARLRVAVVRLPRISNFTDVDALGIEPGVDVTFASEARALAGADLVVLPGTRATLEDLAWLRARGLDRAVLAHAAAGRPVLGICGGFQMLGTRICDPDGIEGEAGADVPGLGLLDVTTTFGAAKVLRLPTGTALAAPAHGYEIHHGRTTRHGGEEFLGGARSGAVLGTMWHGSLEGDELRRAVLREAAAAAGAAYEPATVSFAEQRERRLDLLGDLAEEHLDVDALLDLATSGAPAGLPALAPGASR, from the coding sequence GTGAGTGCGCTGCTGGTCGCCGGGACGACGTCCGATGCCGGCAAGACCATCGTCACCACCGCCCTCTGCCGCGCCTTCGCCCGCCGGGGCGTCTCGGTCGCGCCGTTCAAGGCGCAAAACATGTCCAACAACTCGATGGTGTGCGCCGATGGCGCCGAGATCGGCCGCGCCCAGTGGGTCCAGGCGGTCGCGGCCGGCGTCGAGCCGGAGGCCGCGATGAACCCGGTGCTGCTCAAGCCGGGCGGCGACCGGCGCAGCCACGTCGTGGTGATGGGCCGGCCGGCGGGGACGCTGGACTCCCGCGACTTCGTCGGCGGGCGAACCCACCTGCGCGACGCGGCGTACGCCGCCTTCGACGAGCTGCGCTCGCGGCACGACGTCGTCGTCGTCGAGGGCGCGGGCAGCCCGGCGGAGATCAACCTGCGCGCGGGCGACTACGTCAACATGGGCCTGGCCCGCCACGGGGACGTGCCGACGGTCGTCGTCGGCGACATCGACCGCGGCGGTGTCTTCGCCGCGATGTTCGGCACGGTGGCGCTGCTCTCCGCGGCCGACCAGGCGCTGGTCGCGGGCTTCGTGGTCAACAAGTTCCGCGGCGACCTCGACCTGCTCCGGCCCGGGCTCGACGAGCTCCGGTCGCTGACCGGGCGGGAGGTCTACGGCGTGCTGCCCTGGCACCCGGGGCTGTGGCTCGACTCCGAGGACGCGCTCGACCTCGAGGGTCGCCGCGCCGAGGAGGCGGAGGCCCGGCTGCGGGTCGCGGTAGTCCGGCTGCCGCGGATCTCCAACTTCACCGACGTCGACGCGCTGGGCATCGAGCCGGGCGTCGACGTCACCTTCGCGTCCGAGGCGCGCGCGCTCGCCGGCGCCGACCTCGTCGTGCTGCCCGGCACCCGGGCGACGCTCGAGGACCTGGCGTGGCTGCGGGCCCGCGGGCTCGACCGGGCCGTGCTCGCGCACGCCGCGGCCGGCCGGCCCGTGCTCGGGATCTGCGGCGGCTTCCAGATGCTCGGCACCCGGATCTGCGACCCCGACGGGATCGAGGGCGAGGCCGGCGCCGACGTGCCGGGGCTCGGGCTCCTCGACGTGACCACCACCTTCGGCGCCGCGAAGGTGCTGCGGCTCCCGACCGGGACCGCGCTCGCGGCTCCCGCCCACGGCTACGAGATCCACCACGGCCGCACCACCCGCCACGGCGGGGAGGAGTTCCTCGGCGGCGCCCGCTCGGGGGCCGTGCTCGGCACCATGTGGCACGGCAGCCTCGAGGGCGACGAGCTCCGGCGGGCCGTCCTCCGGGAGGCGGCCGCGGCGGCAGGGGCGGCGTACGAGCCGGCGACCGTGAGCTTCGCCGAGCAGCGCGAGCGCCGTCTCGACCTCCTCGGCGACCTCGCCGAGGAGCACCTCGACGTCGACGCGCTGCTCGACCTCGCCACCTCGGGCGCGCCCGCCGGGCTGCCCGCCCTCGCACCAGGAGCGTCGCGATGA
- a CDS encoding pentapeptide repeat-containing protein, with the protein MATPGLVSDCAQCFGLCCVLLPFSAAAGFGVDKPGGRPCLNLLDDDRCGIHATLREDGWPGCTVFECFGAGQQVSQVTYAGVSWREPGPPHRRAEMGAVLSVMRQLHEMLVHLTEVDRRSPDPATAAVRTEIEALTGADPETLLTSDVDGLQGRVGRLLADASTRVRRSWPAAGDRSHRDLAGRRLGGDHRGWTFRGALMIRADLRGAQLADADLLGADLRDADVRGCDLSTTLFLTQPQVNGAIGDAATVLPPGLSRPGHWGRAPSVVE; encoded by the coding sequence GTGGCGACACCTGGGTTGGTCTCGGACTGCGCGCAGTGCTTCGGGCTGTGCTGCGTCCTCCTCCCCTTCTCCGCCGCCGCGGGCTTCGGTGTCGACAAGCCCGGCGGCCGCCCGTGCCTCAACCTCCTCGACGACGACCGCTGTGGCATCCACGCCACGCTCCGTGAGGACGGCTGGCCGGGCTGCACGGTGTTCGAGTGCTTCGGCGCCGGCCAGCAGGTCTCGCAGGTCACCTACGCCGGCGTCTCGTGGCGCGAGCCGGGCCCGCCCCACCGCCGGGCCGAGATGGGCGCCGTCCTGTCGGTGATGCGACAGCTCCACGAGATGCTCGTCCACCTCACCGAGGTCGACCGGCGCTCGCCCGACCCGGCCACGGCCGCGGTGCGGACGGAGATCGAGGCGCTGACCGGCGCCGACCCCGAGACCCTGCTCACCTCCGACGTCGACGGGCTCCAGGGGCGGGTGGGCCGCCTCCTCGCCGACGCCAGCACCCGCGTACGCCGGTCGTGGCCGGCCGCGGGCGACCGCTCGCACCGGGACCTGGCCGGGCGTCGCCTGGGCGGCGACCACCGGGGCTGGACCTTCCGCGGCGCGCTGATGATCCGCGCCGACCTGCGCGGCGCACAGCTGGCCGACGCCGACCTGCTGGGCGCGGACCTGCGCGACGCCGACGTACGCGGCTGCGACCTCTCGACCACGCTCTTCCTCACCCAGCCGCAGGTCAACGGGGCGATCGGCGACGCCGCCACCGTCCTGCCGCCGGGTCTCTCCCGCCCCGGCCACTGGGGGCGCGCTCCCTCGGTGGTCGAGTAG
- a CDS encoding RNA polymerase subunit sigma-70, with amino-acid sequence MDTQLEERTVGELDEQAFSAQAERHRRELHVHCYRMLGSFQDAEDAVQETFLRAWRRRETFEGRSTLRAWLYKIATNACLDLLDKRRPEPATGGEVMWLQPYPDRLLDELPAADADEPEVVAVARETIELAYVVAVQHLAPRPRAVLILRDVLGWPAKEVAELLGDSVNSVNSALQRARAGMREHLPAERQEWTGAEDDADNRELVRRFTEASVGPDLGALATMLRDDVRYSMPPYEGLIVGRDAVVADWTANGYPEMTGLRSVVTSVNRQPAVGYYLWRETAGAFLPITIDVLRISGGAVTEVTIFGQEQFALLGLPERLEVDGDE; translated from the coding sequence GTGGACACGCAACTGGAGGAGCGGACCGTGGGCGAGCTCGACGAGCAGGCGTTCTCGGCGCAGGCGGAGCGGCACCGGCGCGAGCTGCACGTGCACTGCTACCGGATGCTGGGGTCGTTCCAGGACGCTGAGGACGCCGTGCAGGAGACGTTCCTGCGCGCCTGGCGTCGGCGCGAGACCTTCGAGGGGAGGTCGACGCTGCGGGCCTGGCTCTACAAGATCGCCACCAACGCCTGCCTCGACCTGCTCGACAAGCGCCGGCCCGAGCCGGCGACCGGTGGCGAGGTGATGTGGCTGCAGCCCTACCCCGACCGGCTGCTCGACGAGCTGCCCGCGGCCGACGCGGACGAGCCGGAGGTGGTCGCCGTGGCGCGCGAGACGATCGAGCTGGCGTACGTCGTCGCGGTGCAGCACCTCGCCCCGCGACCGCGCGCCGTGCTGATCCTGCGCGACGTGCTGGGCTGGCCCGCCAAGGAGGTCGCCGAGCTGCTGGGCGACTCGGTCAACTCGGTCAACAGCGCGTTGCAGCGGGCCCGGGCCGGGATGCGCGAGCACCTGCCGGCCGAGCGGCAGGAGTGGACCGGCGCCGAGGACGACGCCGACAACCGCGAGCTCGTCCGCCGGTTCACCGAGGCCAGCGTGGGCCCGGACCTCGGCGCGCTCGCGACGATGCTGCGCGACGACGTCCGCTACTCCATGCCGCCCTACGAGGGGCTCATCGTCGGGCGGGACGCGGTGGTCGCGGACTGGACGGCCAACGGCTACCCGGAGATGACCGGCCTGCGGTCCGTCGTCACGTCGGTCAACCGGCAGCCCGCGGTGGGCTACTACCTGTGGCGCGAGACGGCCGGTGCCTTCCTGCCGATCACGATCGACGTCCTGCGGATCAGCGGCGGCGCGGTCACCGAGGTCACCATCTTCGGCCAGGAGCAGTTCGCGCTGCTCGGCCTCCCGGAGCGGCTGGAGGTGGACGGCGATGAGTGA
- a CDS encoding cobalt-precorrin-6A reductase, whose amino-acid sequence MKVLLLGGTSEARELAALLVDTEIDAVSSLAGRVERPRLPAGEVRIGGFGGVDGLRSWLREEAVEAVVDATHPFAGGMTANAVAACAAEGLPLLRLARPGWAGEPGSDAWHWVDDHDEAAGLAARLGGRPLLTVGRQPLDRFVGPLAGHRAVARVVDPPTIEVPDPWTVLLDRGPYTLAGELELLGEHAVDVLVTKDSGGTYTWPKMQAAGQLGVPVVVVRRRGARPDGSDPVESVPDAAGALRWLRGE is encoded by the coding sequence ATGAAGGTCCTGCTGCTCGGCGGCACCAGCGAGGCGCGCGAGCTCGCGGCGCTGCTCGTGGACACCGAGATCGACGCCGTGTCGTCGCTCGCCGGCCGGGTCGAGCGCCCGCGGTTGCCCGCCGGGGAGGTCCGGATCGGCGGCTTCGGCGGCGTCGACGGGCTGCGATCGTGGCTGCGTGAGGAGGCCGTCGAGGCGGTCGTCGACGCCACCCACCCCTTCGCGGGCGGCATGACCGCCAACGCCGTCGCGGCCTGCGCGGCCGAGGGCCTGCCGCTGCTGCGGCTGGCCCGGCCCGGCTGGGCGGGCGAGCCCGGCTCGGACGCCTGGCACTGGGTCGACGACCACGACGAGGCCGCCGGGCTCGCCGCCCGGCTGGGTGGGCGCCCCCTCCTCACCGTGGGACGCCAGCCGCTCGACCGCTTCGTCGGCCCGCTGGCCGGGCACCGCGCCGTCGCCCGCGTGGTGGACCCGCCGACGATCGAGGTGCCCGACCCGTGGACCGTGCTGCTCGACCGCGGCCCCTACACGCTGGCCGGCGAGCTGGAGCTGCTCGGGGAGCACGCCGTCGACGTGCTGGTGACCAAGGACTCGGGCGGCACCTACACCTGGCCCAAGATGCAGGCCGCCGGCCAGCTCGGCGTGCCGGTGGTCGTCGTACGCCGTCGCGGTGCCCGTCCCGACGGCAGCGATCCCGTCGAGAGCGTCCCCGACGCGGCCGGCGCGCTGAGGTGGCTCCGGGGCGAGTGA
- a CDS encoding cobalamin biosynthesis protein — translation MSPDRRHSRALGLVLGHLADRAFGDPRRGHPVAVFGTAAAALEQRTYADSRARGAVHLAVLVGAVTAAGAIAERRAGNRFVVHTLLTAAATWTVLGGTSLGREARAVHDLLASADLPGARQRLTHLVGRDPTHLDAAEVSRATVESVAENTSDAVVAPLVWGALLGVPGLLGYRAANTLDAMVGHRGERYGRFGWASARFDDLLNLPGARVSGLLAAALAPVVGGSATAAIGAWARDARHHPSPNAGVVEAAFAGALGVRLGGRNHYPHGVEDRVLLGDGPPPTTDDIDRSVRLADQVGTGAVVVAVLLALRKGR, via the coding sequence ATGTCACCTGACCGGCGGCACAGCCGCGCGCTCGGCCTGGTGCTGGGCCACCTCGCGGACCGGGCGTTCGGCGACCCGCGCCGGGGGCACCCCGTCGCGGTCTTCGGCACCGCGGCAGCCGCGCTCGAGCAGCGCACGTACGCCGACTCGCGCGCCCGAGGCGCGGTCCACCTCGCTGTGCTCGTCGGCGCGGTGACAGCGGCCGGCGCGATCGCGGAGCGGCGAGCGGGCAACCGTTTCGTCGTGCACACCCTCCTCACCGCCGCCGCCACCTGGACCGTCCTCGGCGGCACCTCGCTCGGCCGGGAAGCCCGCGCCGTCCACGACCTTCTCGCGAGCGCCGACCTGCCCGGCGCCCGCCAGCGGCTGACGCACCTCGTCGGCCGCGACCCGACCCACCTCGACGCAGCCGAGGTCAGCCGCGCCACCGTCGAGTCGGTCGCGGAGAACACCTCGGACGCGGTCGTCGCCCCCCTCGTCTGGGGTGCGCTGCTCGGCGTCCCGGGCCTGCTCGGCTACCGGGCCGCCAACACGCTGGACGCGATGGTCGGCCACCGCGGCGAGCGATACGGCCGGTTCGGGTGGGCGTCGGCGCGGTTCGACGACCTGCTCAACCTCCCCGGCGCGCGGGTCAGCGGCCTCCTCGCCGCGGCCCTCGCCCCGGTCGTCGGCGGCTCGGCAACGGCCGCCATCGGCGCCTGGGCCCGCGACGCGCGCCACCACCCCAGCCCCAACGCCGGCGTGGTCGAGGCGGCGTTCGCCGGCGCGCTCGGCGTGCGGCTGGGCGGGCGCAACCACTACCCGCACGGCGTCGAGGACCGGGTCCTGCTCGGCGACGGCCCGCCTCCCACCACGGACGACATCGACCGCTCCGTCCGCCTGGCTGACCAGGTCGGGACCGGAGCGGTCGTCGTCGCGGTGCTGCTGGCCCTCAGGAAGGGCCGCTGA
- the cobO gene encoding cob(I)yrinic acid a,c-diamide adenosyltransferase, with protein MPQGVPTTVPDDGLTTRERRNRPLIVVHTGPGKGKSTAAFGLAMRGWNQGFSIGVFQFVKSAKWRIGEQTVLERLGELHEETGEGGPVAWHKMGSGWSWSRKAGTEEDHAADAAEGWQEIKRALAEERHDLYVLDEFTYPMKWGWVDVDDVVATLVERPGRQHVVITGRHADPRLVEAANLVTEMGQVKHPMEVGQKGQRGIEW; from the coding sequence ATGCCGCAGGGAGTGCCGACCACCGTCCCCGACGACGGCCTGACCACGCGCGAGCGCCGCAACCGCCCGCTGATCGTCGTCCACACCGGCCCCGGCAAGGGCAAGTCGACGGCCGCCTTCGGCCTCGCGATGCGCGGGTGGAACCAGGGCTTCAGCATCGGGGTCTTCCAGTTCGTGAAGTCCGCCAAGTGGCGCATCGGCGAGCAGACGGTGCTCGAGCGCCTCGGTGAGCTGCACGAGGAGACCGGCGAGGGCGGGCCCGTCGCCTGGCACAAGATGGGCTCGGGCTGGTCGTGGTCGCGCAAGGCCGGCACCGAGGAGGACCACGCCGCCGACGCCGCCGAGGGCTGGCAGGAGATCAAGCGGGCGCTGGCCGAGGAGCGGCACGACCTCTACGTCCTCGACGAGTTCACCTATCCCATGAAGTGGGGCTGGGTCGACGTCGACGACGTGGTCGCCACCCTCGTGGAGCGACCCGGCCGCCAGCACGTCGTCATCACCGGCCGCCACGCCGACCCGCGGCTCGTCGAGGCCGCCAACCTCGTCACCGAGATGGGCCAGGTCAAGCACCCGATGGAGGTCGGCCAGAAGGGCCAGCGGGGCATCGAGTGGTGA
- a CDS encoding DUF6069 family protein, translated as MSDTSIDDTALATRAGFGSRVGRLVVGGLVATVGTVVVTTLAAAAMEALGVDFRVEGGEVIPVSGIGLQAGVWSLVGVVIAAALLRWSGRPADHFLRTAVVLTALSLVPPVLWGSGTDTVVGLVVLHLVAAAVMVPALTRLLRRVSGPS; from the coding sequence ATGAGTGACACCTCGATCGACGACACCGCGCTCGCCACGCGCGCCGGCTTCGGCTCGCGGGTGGGCAGGCTGGTCGTGGGCGGCCTCGTCGCGACGGTCGGGACGGTGGTGGTCACGACGCTCGCAGCGGCCGCGATGGAGGCGCTCGGCGTCGACTTCCGGGTCGAGGGCGGGGAGGTGATCCCGGTCTCGGGCATCGGCTTGCAGGCGGGCGTCTGGTCGCTGGTCGGCGTCGTCATCGCCGCCGCGCTGCTGCGGTGGAGCGGGCGTCCGGCGGACCACTTCCTCCGGACCGCGGTCGTGCTGACGGCGCTGTCGCTGGTGCCGCCGGTCCTGTGGGGATCGGGCACGGACACCGTTGTCGGGCTGGTCGTGCTGCACCTGGTGGCGGCGGCCGTGATGGTCCCGGCGCTCACCCGGCTCCTGCGGAGGGTCAGCGGCCCTTCCTGA